Part of the Zingiber officinale cultivar Zhangliang chromosome 6A, Zo_v1.1, whole genome shotgun sequence genome, attattgaataatttaaatttaaatcgtaACCGCTACAATTTAACCATTATTATAATGTGAATCTTAGATCAATCGGTCTGAGTTGTAATATTAGGTTAGCAAAtttaatctatatatatatatatatatatataaatgatgataattaaattataagaaaatttattattatagAAATTGTTTTATCCTTTAATAGATATGGGTATAAAGATGGATATTTGATTGAATACGAGATAAAAAATATGAAACTCTTTCTATATCCAATTCATTATTATATTACTAATAAgtactgatccggtggtaaagacGGGGCATCCACGTCGGCggtggtcaacgacacgtggaggtcaaaagtcaataGGGGCGGCCCCAAGGTCCTACCGAGCAAACAGAACATCTGATCGGTCGGCAGGATGTCCTCCGGGCCGATCGGATTATAGCTCGACCACAGGTCGAGCTTCTGACGCTTAAGGTAAAGGAGCTTATGGGCCGAGTGGACAGACCGCTCGGTCGAAGCACAGATCACTAAGGTGTGATCCCAGCCGAGCACAGGACCGAGGATCTTCCCGCTCGGTCCAATACATACACGTACTCGAGGGATAGGAGCGCCGAGCGGCAAGACCGCCTGGCCCCGGAACAGACAAGGGACTCAAAAAGACGAAAGGGACAACTAgtaaacatcatcctcgagacacctgccgccgacaagcagcatggtcgacggccggaccggacagagtatcgtacagtgaaagtttccactgtcacatcaaggatatgctcggacgattacgGAAGGGTATCAGacgtgcttttctgacacacaCATTTGGAGGTATGCTTGGGGAAACGAGCACGCATCGAGAAACGTGCTCGCGCCTCCCCGAAGTCATATATAAGGACCccaaacttcgacggaggtatgtagAATTCTCATCAATGTAGCCACAGTTACTctgcctcttttcttctttgcctgacttgagcgtcggaggatcgttgccgggaaccccctcccggctcggcttctttgcaggttcgtcggagatgcACATCACCAGTCGGAGTcaccggagagcgccacgcccCCCAGTGTctatcgactcagcgttcggacaagtTCAAGTAcgatattatagtaattataatttcataactaTTATATTATGGGCTTATCCTATTTATAAAACTAACTAATGAAATTAGGTTTCAGGAGATAATCATGTCACAGTGTATCTGTCATTTTTAAAAGGAGCTGATAGatgtcttttgataaaaatataaaaggaatATCTCTTTACAATGAAGTCTAGATGTCCAAATATTTTTATCCAACGTAGAATAGGTTGAAAAATTCTGCTAGACTTGTTCTAATTATTTCATCAAACAACACGTAACTTAATAAGTGTGGGCTCAtttacaattttattttatttttcttttataaaaaacGTGATAATAATTTGAATCTAATTAAAGACGAAATCACCAAATCCGGCTCGTCGGGCCGAACTGGAGCACATTCGAATCCGTTCACACAAGTCACGAGTCAAACCGCGAGCTAGAGAAACGTCGACGCACACGATTCGCGTGCTTTGGCTTTTCCGACTGCCGAGTAGAATCGGTACCCACGCGTCAGTCCCATCTCCATCCAATAGAATGACGGATAGTGAATGGGtttttttagtatttatttatttatacacGGGACGCAAACCGAGTCCCCAGGTTATTCTTACCACATTGATCTCTCTTCGCCGGCGGCGTCACCGCCGTCGTCTCCTCTGCGTCCCCGCCGCTGTCCCGATCCTATGTTTACGATCTATGTGCGGGTCTCGGGCTTCCATGGAGGCATTGGAACCCGGATCCAGGCGTAGATCGCGAGCCTCCGCCACCGCCTCCTCCAGTGCCCCACCCTCTTCCTCCTATGGCGCCACTTCCTCTAATGGGACTCCTACGGATCCTGGAAGCCGACCGAGATTCCGTCGGCCCCCTACCTCaggcacctcctcctcctccaacacTTTTacatcctcctcttcctccgccCTCAGCCTCGCTTCCGTCCGCTCGTCCCTGCCGGAGCCCCCCGCCCTCTACCCCTTCTCGGAGCTCTGCGCCGCCACAAATAACTTCCTCGCCAAGCGCCTCCCTGGTGCCTCTTCCTCCACCTGGCGCTGCAGCCTCCGCGGCCGGGACGTTGTCGTCGTCCAGAAATCCCTCCGCCGCCAACGCGAGGACATCGCCGTCCGCCTCGCCGCCCTGGGTAGATCCCACCACAGCAGCCTCGCTCGCCTTCTCGGCGCATCCTCCGCGGACGACTACGTCTATCTCGTCTACGAGTACGTCTCCGGCGCTAGGCTCGCCGACTGCCTTCGCAACTCGCGGAACCCTGGCTTCACCCCGCTCGCCTCCTGGATCTCACGCGTCCAGGTCGCGGACGACGTCGCCCAAGGTCTCGAGTACATCCACCACCACTCCTCCGCGGCCGCCGGAGTCCACAATCGAATTACTAGCTCCGCCATCATCGTCACCGAACCCGGTTTCCGAGCCAAGATCTGTCATTTCGGCGCCGCAGATCTCGCGGGAGAGGTCTCCGAACAAGTTGCGGAAAAAGTGAGCGAAATTACCCCAATTCCCTCGCCGACATCGACGAGGAAAGGACCGGGCGAGCGGCAGAGGCACATCGAAGGCACACGGGGGTACATCGCGCCGGAGGTGATCTCCGGCGCGCCCATCTCCCCTAGGTCCGACGTGTTCGCCTTTGGAGTAGTGCTCCTGGAGCTGCTTTCCGGCGACGAGCCGCTCAAGTACCGGTACGACAAGCAGCAGAAGGAGTTCGACGTGGTCTCCCTCATCGATACGGCGCGGAAGGCGATGGGCACAGAGaataaagaggaagaagaggatcgGCGTGGGCGGGTTCGGCGGTGGGTGGATCGGCGTCTGCGGGACTCTTTTCCAGTGGAGGCGGCGGAGAAGCTGATCCGTGTGGCGCTACGGTGCGTGGAGGCGGAACCAGCGGCGCGGCCGGAGATGACA contains:
- the LOC121998694 gene encoding protein LYK5-like yields the protein MCGSRASMEALEPGSRRRSRASATASSSAPPSSSYGATSSNGTPTDPGSRPRFRRPPTSGTSSSSNTFTSSSSSALSLASVRSSLPEPPALYPFSELCAATNNFLAKRLPGASSSTWRCSLRGRDVVVVQKSLRRQREDIAVRLAALGRSHHSSLARLLGASSADDYVYLVYEYVSGARLADCLRNSRNPGFTPLASWISRVQVADDVAQGLEYIHHHSSAAAGVHNRITSSAIIVTEPGFRAKICHFGAADLAGEVSEQVAEKVSEITPIPSPTSTRKGPGERQRHIEGTRGYIAPEVISGAPISPRSDVFAFGVVLLELLSGDEPLKYRYDKQQKEFDVVSLIDTARKAMGTENKEEEEDRRGRVRRWVDRRLRDSFPVEAAEKLIRVALRCVEAEPAARPEMTWVAGKVSKAFIESNAWAGKLRVPTDFSVSMAPR